The proteins below are encoded in one region of Bremerella sp. P1:
- a CDS encoding M48 family metallopeptidase: MATVASSDSDSSNVNQLLNSLERELPPVQWSPLYRVSVWFSAACLILLTLIYFAIILVVGWFAFDYFLSHLRLLGTGVSVWVVLLYSLPPLFLLILLALVIKPIFRISPPREEPIVVTKKDEPLLFEFVQRICNSVDTRMIDEVHFTVGAEAAVYNKGPLGGLFPEKRVLILGLPLIASCDVASLAGIMAHEMGHFALERNIQLQTIIGIVNGLFYRAMYEPDRFDIWLAINTQEGQSLRLLLLPIKKALSLGRWILWVFFVTAEASSCLISRKDEFDCDQYMARLVGSDIACRSLQRVHLLGMAASATNDDLTNSWQEKRLPDDLPRFILSRVGRWNARQQEISLKLISSNATRWFDTHPSLPARINALQRLDLPASSISQEPAGRLLRDFNRRCKELTIRHYKEVLESDFDPSSLVSTEVLNAEYTAEEKAQKALRRYMQAESIIVRPIFPDPDADVPVDNYKQTAESLAIARQNCIEQKEKLNKANEDFLEARGEFQHVKIFQKLIDLKFIENADVTFHYNRAQRHHNQAQEGLTSLYPAVRRRMTLALRILHTSQLWRSDKQSVISNQRKRVDRVIALCKPLAGVHPLLDELSTDTLVLDAILGRFDVDRLSFQLKLSVTRLGEKVHRGLREIQHIFGEVKYPFEHRDGVVKVSDFLVPKLPDKGEFVELTAASMEVLQRTDRVVSRTLATLTEACEKVEAALGHKVQANPKELDPWEQLNDNLDEMTRKRFRRNVTTGGIATLVVVCLTVGFFYALTYTPQPGTSIIPHHPGYRPTVVPQRWAMPEHNFPRVRQPNIPSGFRPEIPRPSFPSPSITPNSPEMRVRPPSINPGTRPSGFPGSTRPGMPSSRPPRPSFPGPSGGAFPGQ; encoded by the coding sequence ATGGCGACCGTTGCTTCTTCCGATTCCGATTCTTCGAACGTCAATCAACTACTCAATTCACTCGAACGTGAGCTGCCACCGGTTCAGTGGTCACCGTTGTATCGTGTGTCGGTGTGGTTTTCGGCGGCGTGCTTGATTCTGCTGACATTGATCTACTTTGCGATCATCCTGGTCGTCGGCTGGTTTGCGTTTGACTATTTCCTAAGCCATCTGCGACTACTGGGAACCGGCGTGAGCGTTTGGGTGGTTCTGCTCTATTCGCTGCCGCCACTCTTCTTGCTCATTCTCTTGGCATTGGTGATTAAGCCGATCTTTCGGATCAGCCCACCGCGCGAAGAACCGATCGTGGTGACGAAGAAGGACGAGCCTCTGCTGTTCGAGTTCGTGCAGCGAATATGTAACAGTGTCGACACACGGATGATCGACGAAGTGCACTTCACGGTAGGGGCCGAAGCGGCGGTTTACAATAAAGGGCCGCTCGGCGGGCTGTTTCCTGAAAAGCGGGTTCTGATCCTCGGTCTGCCGCTGATCGCTTCGTGTGATGTCGCCTCGTTGGCTGGCATCATGGCGCATGAGATGGGGCATTTTGCCCTAGAAAGGAACATTCAGCTGCAGACGATCATTGGTATCGTTAACGGGCTATTCTATCGTGCGATGTACGAGCCAGATCGGTTTGATATCTGGCTGGCCATCAATACGCAGGAAGGCCAGTCACTTCGTCTGCTGCTTTTGCCCATTAAGAAGGCTTTGTCACTCGGGCGATGGATCTTGTGGGTTTTCTTTGTCACTGCTGAAGCGTCTAGTTGTTTGATTTCGCGAAAGGATGAGTTCGATTGCGATCAGTACATGGCTCGACTGGTAGGCAGCGATATCGCTTGCCGTTCGCTACAGAGAGTTCATCTCTTGGGCATGGCGGCCAGTGCGACCAACGATGACCTGACCAATTCCTGGCAAGAGAAACGCTTGCCGGACGACTTGCCACGGTTCATTCTTTCGCGCGTCGGACGCTGGAATGCCCGACAGCAGGAAATCTCGTTGAAGTTGATTTCGTCGAACGCGACCCGTTGGTTCGATACGCATCCGTCGCTTCCGGCCCGTATTAATGCGCTACAACGGTTAGACTTGCCGGCGTCTTCGATCTCGCAGGAGCCAGCTGGTCGGTTACTGAGAGACTTTAATCGCCGATGCAAAGAGTTGACGATCCGGCACTATAAGGAAGTGCTCGAATCCGACTTCGATCCTTCCAGCTTGGTATCAACGGAAGTGCTCAACGCGGAATACACCGCGGAAGAGAAGGCCCAAAAGGCATTAAGGCGTTATATGCAGGCCGAATCGATCATTGTTCGGCCGATCTTCCCAGATCCGGATGCGGACGTGCCGGTCGACAATTACAAGCAGACGGCAGAGAGCCTGGCGATCGCTCGTCAGAACTGTATTGAGCAAAAAGAAAAGCTCAATAAGGCCAATGAGGATTTTTTGGAAGCACGTGGCGAATTTCAGCACGTGAAGATCTTTCAGAAGCTGATCGACCTGAAGTTTATCGAGAACGCGGACGTCACGTTTCACTATAACCGCGCCCAACGGCATCACAATCAGGCCCAGGAAGGTCTCACGTCGCTATATCCTGCGGTGCGTCGTCGGATGACTTTAGCCCTGCGAATTCTACACACATCACAGCTGTGGCGATCGGACAAGCAGTCGGTAATCTCGAATCAACGTAAGCGAGTCGACCGAGTGATTGCCCTGTGCAAGCCGCTGGCCGGCGTACATCCGCTGCTCGATGAGTTGTCCACCGATACCTTGGTGCTAGACGCGATACTCGGGCGATTCGATGTCGATCGCCTATCATTTCAGTTGAAGCTGAGTGTCACACGACTCGGAGAAAAGGTGCATCGCGGATTGAGGGAAATTCAGCACATCTTTGGTGAGGTGAAATATCCATTCGAGCACCGGGATGGCGTGGTGAAGGTTAGTGACTTCTTAGTTCCCAAGTTGCCTGATAAAGGGGAGTTTGTCGAACTTACGGCCGCATCGATGGAAGTGCTGCAACGCACCGACCGCGTTGTTTCACGCACGCTGGCGACATTGACCGAGGCCTGCGAAAAGGTCGAAGCGGCTCTCGGGCATAAAGTTCAGGCCAACCCCAAGGAACTCGATCCATGGGAGCAGTTGAACGATAATCTGGATGAGATGACACGAAAGCGATTCCGGCGGAACGTCACCACAGGCGGAATCGCGACGTTGGTTGTCGTGTGCCTGACGGTGGGGTTCTTCTATGCCCTTACGTATACTCCCCAGCCTGGAACATCGATCATTCCACATCATCCAGGATACCGGCCGACGGTCGTGCCACAGCGATGGGCGATGCCAGAGCATAACTTTCCCAGGGTACGGCAGCCGAATATTCCTAGCGGATTCCGGCCAGAAATACCTCGCCCTTCGTTCCCCAGCCCCTCGATTACACCGAACAGTCCCGAGATGCGTGTCCGGCCCCCGTCGATCAATCCAGGAACCAGGCCGTCTGGCTTTCCCGGTTCAACACGTCCAGGAATGCCTTCGTCGAGACCTCCACGCCCAAGCTTTCCGGGGCCGTCTGGAGGAGCTTTTCCGGGACAGTAA